The Numida meleagris isolate 19003 breed g44 Domestic line chromosome 18, NumMel1.0, whole genome shotgun sequence genome segment GACAGGCAAGTCAGGGGAAGAAATGGGGACGAAAGTTCCGCTTTTAGCCCCTTTAGGGGCGCCAAGGCAAGGACAGGTGACCCCAGGGGTGCAGACCTCAGACGATGGGCAGTTTTGGTCTATGAACCCGAAGGGAACACTGACATGTTTCCCGAGGGCTCCCGTTCCTTCAGCCCCCTGGCCGGTCCAGGCAGGGACGCCTGCTTTTACAGTGGCGCCTCCGCCCTATGGTGCAGCGCCCCATGGTGCAGCTGCGATGGGCGTAGGTGAGGAAAGAACCGGGATTTAGCCCTGCGGAGCGGCCTCTTCCCTCGACCTCAAAGCGGGCTTTTAGCCTCAAAATAGGACGGAGGGGTCCCAAAGGCATTGGGCGGATGACGAGACCAATTCctcagggaaggaggagggtcGCCTTTGCGTAGACCTGCCATCTGAAGGGGAAAGGAGATGGCAGGGGCAGGCACGGGACCAAGTTCGCAGGGCCGGTGAGCGTTGGGTTATTCGTGCTCAGGAGTGCATGCTTTCCGGGTGCGAGCTTGAGCCCATGCCGTGCTCTTGCTACCCTGTTTTTGTTGGCGGACCGCAGGGTCCCCAATGGCAACCTGTAGATTACAAAATGCTAATGCAGTTGAGAAAAGTGGTCCAAGAGGGAGGTCTTACCGGATCGCAGGCGCAGGTCCTGTTGGACGCTATTAGTCTTAGTGGCCTGCTGATTTTCGATTGGCGACAGTGTGCACGGGCGTGCCTCACCCCGGCGCAGGTACCGATTTTTGAGGCATACATTCAGGAGGAGGTAGACAGCTTGCGAGCTCGTGCGCAGGCAGACCCAGCTCATCCTCTACACAACATCCCAGTAGATGCCATCGCAGGAAAGGGTAATTGGAGTACCCCTCAGGAACAACTGATTTTGCCAGCCACCATTCTTGTCGCAGCAGCGGATTTGGGTAGGCGAGCGCTTGAGTGGATGCATACATTTACTAGTGGGTCGCCAAGTTATCTCCATATTAGACAAAAACCTGGGGAGCATTTCGGCTCCTTTGCAGACCGCGTACAGACAGCTATCTCGAGTAGCAACCTGCCCCCGGAAACTCAGGAAATAGTGCTGCGAGAATGTTTACGTTTGAGCGCAGCTCCAGAGTACAaggctgctcttgcagcccttcctgccacagccacagcaggggaGCTCATAGCACGTGGCTGCGCTTTCGGTCGAGCTCAAGAGGTGCAGCCATTGGCTGCGGTTTTGTCAGATCATGTTGCTGGGGtaacagcagctttgcaagcGATGGCAGTCCAAACCACACCAGACGTCTGCTTCCGTTGCGGTAAGGGAAGGCATCTTGCTCGCAACTGCTTGCAGGGCCAGGGATAAAGAAGAGGGACCATCTGTCAGCCAGGCTGACATGCCATTGGTTCAAGTTAGTTTTGATTTAGGAAACAGACCCATACTTAAAGCACAAGTCTTGATTCAAGGCCTGACACAGCCAAATCCGAGccagaaaaccatttcctttctgatCGATTCCGGAGCAGATGTCACCACCATTTCAACGGTtgtgtggccctcctcttgGGCCCTGGAAATACTCCCGCACTCAGTCAGTGGGCTGGGGGGTTTTGTGACGGGCCACCGCAGTCACTATCCCGTCCTCTTCTCGTGGAAGGACAATGGGCAGGAGCGGACGGCAGGACCGATTCGACCTTATGTCCTGGGCATCCCGCTTTCATTGCTGGGACGTGACCTCTTAGCCCTTGCCGGGGCGAGAGTTGTCATAGAGCCCGACATCCAGGTTTTAGCAAATAGGCATCAGGATCCCTCCAGTCttacagcagccagcagaaaagtcTGGCCAGTAGGCAGGCAGCAGCGCCTGCTCACGGGAAGCTCAAACCAGCAGTTGCtcttctgctggatgctgtcagGAGCAGCCTACAAACTGGTGGATCGAAGCTCTGACCTAAAGGAACAGCTGTTATTCCCAAGAAGCTGCAGAATCAAAGCTCTCATTTCTCATCGCCTTTTACGGCATTCTCCACAGATGCAGGATCGGGTACGTGCttccattcttttgaaatgaatgtgtattcTCCACGAGTGATTTGGTCTTTCAGAGATAGCTGAGTATTTTGCTCACCACGTTCTGGACTGAGCAAAGTCATTGTTTGTCACAGATCCAACACGATGGGAGGGTCCTTGGATACATGCACTCCTTGCACTTGCACCTCCCACAGTCCTCACCTGGGCCGGCGTGTGGCCCCTGCGAGCAGGGGTTAAGTCTGTGCATACGCTTCGAGAGGATCGCAATGATGATGTTAAGTTATGGAGTGCCACGGCATGAATCTTTGCTTCGGCCCTAATGCCTGGTGTCGCTGCAGCACATGCCCTGCGGGAAATAGAGCGATTGGCCTGTTGGTCAGTTAAGCAGGCAAACACCACTACAGAGGTATTGAGTGAGCTGCTCATGGATGTGGACAACGTCAGACATGCGGTGTTGCAAAACAGAGCCGCCATAGACTTCCTCCTACTGGCTCAAGGCCACCGATGTCAGGATGTGGAAGGCATGTGTTGCTTCAATCTATGTGATCACAGCGAGTCTATACACCAGAAGCTGACGTGGATGAGAGAACATACGCAGAAGATAACAGTTGACAATGATCCGTTTGGCGATTGGCTGAAAAACCTGTTTGGCAGACTCGGGCCATGGGTCACCCAGATACTTAAAGTAGTCGGTATAGTGCTTTTAGTGTTtatttgcattgcattttgcttaCCATGCTTGATGGGATGTTTGCACCAGTGCTTACAAAGAATGATGGAACGAGCTTTTGATCGGCGCATGGAATACCATAGGCTACGCGAACGCTTGTGATAAGTCTTAAGTAGTTAATGGTGAAATACGTGCCCGTATAATGTGCGTACATTAGAGCTTAGGCAGTAGATAAGTTAGTTGGGAGATAGGTTATAAGGGGCCTAGGGGTTTCGCGATCGTGCTGTAACGGGGCAAGGTTTTTCCAGGCATGGGAGGAGAAAATGTAGTAGGCGGTGACCAAGCATGCGGGATGTAACGCAACAGGACCTCCCCTACctagtatatatatgtaagatGCACTTAGGCCTTGTAGGGATAGTTGGGGAAACTGGGAACCAAAAGGGGGGAACGTATTAAAGGGGCTGTTAAAGAGGGGGGAGTTGTGGGATAAGATGGGCAGTGCCTCCGTGCACCTGGGGAGGGGTCTAGGGTCACGGGTATCCGGGGCGGTCGCAtgtacgggtataagtagcttcgttgcgcagcattaaattggcattttggcattacacactgtgtgtgcgtcccgtatgccccgcacgcggaggtgcggacggaagggaagccttattaCGTTGTCATAGACAACattgctctgcttttgttttcatttcaaagctaCCAAACTGCAGCTTCAGCTTTTCCAGATCAGAAGGGAGTGCTGTGTTCGGGATCACTGTGGCTCCAGCCAAGGGGTTTGGGTTAGAGGATACCCTGCGTGGAAGCAAAAGGTAGGAAGCATTTTTACTACGTCTGCTCACAATCCAAATATGTTCCTGTTTTTCATCCTGGAAGTTAACTTCATACCTCTGCAGTACCTTGGATTGAAATTAGTACTTCATCGTGGAAGCAAATTTCTGCTCCATCTCACGTTAACATGCTCTTTTTCCCCGTTGTTTCACTTCCTCTCTCCTCAGAATATCCCTGTCTTTGTTGAACTGATCCCCCACTGCTACACAAGGATTCTTCTCGGAGCTCTGCAGCCACGGTCGTGTCCTGCCCAGCTCTCTGTCCTCTGCCTGTTGCCCCAGTCTCAGTGCCTGTGCTGAAATTTCATCCCGGGGTGGTAGGTGACACAGACATGTAAAAGAATTGAATCTCATGTTGCAAATGCTGCGGATGTAGATAAGCAGACTGCATCTTCTGCAGGAGGCTTTCCACCTCGCTTCCCAGCTTCAGGAGCTGTATCTATCTCTGACTGCAGCTCTAGAGATTTCTTCCAGTATTGAAAggggctgtgagaaagaaggggacagactcttaTCAGAGTCTGTGTGGtagcacaaggggaaatggcttccaGCTAACAGAGGGGAGGTTGGGACTGGATGTAAGGGAAGTGACAGATGGTGGCCTCTGGATTTTTAGGCAAGCCCTCTGTTTTGGAAGTGGTAGAAactccctgctgctgttcagtGAGCACTGGTACTCTGGGTTTTTGCAGGCTGCTTGTACTCTTTCAGTGTGGGGAAGTAGCGTGGGGAAAGCACAAAgacttctgaaagcaaaggttGGGATGCATTTGGGGGAACAAATGGGATAAATTACTATGATTTGTTTCATCTCTCATCTCTGTGTATTTAGTGTTCAAAGAATGGTCACTGTTTAGCTAATGTTTTTAGAAGCATTTGGAAGACTGATGTTTTGTCATAAATgataagcagtttttttttgtttttttttttaaattgttacaGGCCCAGAATGGCTTTTGAAGACCCTCAACTGCAGAAGCTGGTCAGGGTTGATCTAGCAACAAAGTATCCTGAAGTAGTTTTGTGTGTAGGCAAAATAACATTTGgtgagaaagcaagagagaagatgccaaaaaattcaaaacaagaCCAAAAACGCATCCTTGCCTCTGCAGTGTGTGCCTTGCTAAACTCCGGAGGAGGTGTGGTAAAAGCAGagatagaaaatgaaaactacaacTTACAGAGAGATGAGATTGGACTAGATTTACAAGATATTTTTCGCTCTCTTCTTTTATCTCCGGACTTGACAAAATACCTGGACTTTGTACAGCAAGATAATAaccttttgatttttattaaaacatggAACAGTGAAAGGGCAATCTCAATCTTCAGTTCTGCAAAGCCACGTATCTGTAGCCTCAGTAGTGGATTGTATGCAAAAAGTGGTGCTTCTCTTTCCCACATGACCCCTACCGAAGCTTTGTTGTTccttgaagaaaagcaaaataaagccaGGAGAGAACTTAAGGCAGGAACACctgctaaaaaaagaaagacaatggATGTTGAAGAAGACATGCATGTTGTAAATAACACTGTTGCTGAATTGTTTAGCAGGGACCAACTGCAGAAGGGAGAGACACTGAATTTCGCAGAGTCAGGAAACGTGGAATTTAAGCACTTTTCCACTGATAAATTTTCCACTCGTGTTGATGAGATATTACCTCGCTATATCTCTGGATTTGCAAATGCATGTGGCGGGTATTTATGGATCGGTGTGGATGATAACAGGGTGGTACAGGGATTCAGAAGTGATGATGAGGGCCTTaaaagtttaagaaaacaaatcagttcTGTTCAGGAGAAATTAAccatctttcatttctgcaaaagTAGATATCAACACAAGATAAAGTACGAATACAAAATCTTCGAAGTGTATGATGAGGCTGTAAAGCACTGTGGCTACGTCTGTGCTGTGAAGGTTGAGCCATTTACTTGTGCCGTGTTTTCAGAAGATCCACAGTCATGGCTAGTGGACAGCGGCACTGTCAAGAGACTGGAAGCAAATGAATGGGCTGAGTGGGTGATCTCTGCTGATCCAGGTCCAAAATTCTCAGGATAATCCTCTTCTgattttgctatttcttttggttttcttaaggttggacttggtgatcttttgagatcccttccaacctgagcagttctatgatttttaTGATTCTTGTTCCTTGTCTGGCAGTGTTTGCCTTAAGtaatctttccttcttttcagtgtACTTTGTGGGCCTGACTAAACCAACCATTCTGATTGCTTCATGTCCTTGCTAATTACCTGTTTTTTCTGCtaatttccttcctccttccttaaTGCTCATTTCAGGCTGTAGTAGATCCTGGTAACCAGAAGTCTATTAATACCAATGTTACTGACTCTTTCTGCAGGAGGGGGTCCCTGTGCCTCAATCTTACAAGAACTGGTTTTGAGGTTAGACCTCAGTAcatgtgttgttttgcataATTGCCATTGGTCAGTTCTTGCTTTCAGCCTGAAACTATACCTTTCCTCCTGTCTTTTAGGGACATTCTCCAATGCTGCCACCAGCCTGGCAGGCAGAGAGCTGTAGACAGAGAAATTGTTCATTGGCCAGTTCTTGGGTGATGAAAGGGGTATCACTAATGGAGCTAGAGGTCACAAAGGAAGTTAATGAGATAAGAAGACCAAGAACAACTCCATGATCCATAGCTGGAGCCTATTAGCTGCTAATCACCCGTTGTTCActccttctgtttatttatcacatttgttattttaaataaaaggttTAAAACCAGCATGAGGACGGTTTGTGCACCTTGCACTAAGGGCAGCAACAGCTCATGCTAtatcatgttttcatttctcttttccagatcTTTCCGAATTTTCTGAGACCTTTAAACTAGAGCTTAGTGTGACAGATGGCCCACCCCGGGCCAAGCCAGTTTACTCACACCAGGGCCTTGACAACCTGGATGATCTCTGTGAGCAACTATTTCCAGGTAGGTATATGCATTGCTTTCACTGTCTGATAGGTGTACAAGATGAATCCTAAGGGTGTGGTCAAGGAGTtcaaagaaagtatttaaacaGGTGAGGGAGATGGAAGTAGTTTGCAGATCTGATAGCAACATTGCATTCAAAGGTTTGGTGGCCCCTTCCCCAGGGACTGATATTCTTCCAGATATCGACATGTATACCTGATGGAGCTCAGCTAGCTGAACGTCTGTGGGGACTGAGTGCATCTGTGCCAATGTCTTTTCACAGTCCACTGAGAAATGGTAAAGATGGTAGATAAGTTCACTTGAAATCAGCccaaaatatgtaaaatgacTGGGCCTGGGAAGAGATCAGAATTTCTGTGACATTGCAAGATCAACCAGGTGTCCAGGGACTTTTCTATTGAGCTGATAATCTTTGTTAATCTGCCTGCTAGGCTGGTTTACCTAAAGCAAGGCAGGAATAGGCTGGCCCTATGCTGGCATCTATAGTAAAAGAAATGTGACCTGGGTAGCAAATGAATGTTGAGTTCTCTGAGGATgcagtatttggaaaaaaaaaataaatcaagaaacacatgaaaaagGCTTTCAGGCAGCTAGGATCTGTATTTCTAGTCTTCCACCAGTATGAATTCTCACAGCACCATTTTAGAGGGCTGGATTTGTATACTTTATATTAACACCAACTTTATCTCTATGCTCTGCATTGATAGTGAAATCCCACAGCCTATTTTATACTCCAGAAAAACTCATTAAAGATCTCTTCCAAGAGCACCAAGGGCTGAAGAGTTTAATAGACGAACAATTGAAGGAGGTTTCCGAAGGAGTCGTGATATTTTCGAGAAGCTGGGCTGTTGACGTAGGCTTGCCAGAAAAGCAAGACGTAATCTGTGATGTTCTCCTACTAGCCAAGGGTATGCCACCTACCCTCTATACAGTATGTAAACCTATCTCTGAGGATTTTCTTTACTACTCAACTTGCACACCCTGTGAGCTGGAGAACTTGTTCACCACTGAGGACTATACTCACGAATTGGATAAGCATCGTAaatctctatatttttttaattactcgAGATGCACAGCcctgaagctgaaggaaaaattaGTCAACACTGGGGGTTATACTCACAAATTGTGTATAATACCAAAGCTACTGACTTTGTCTCCCAGCTTTAGCTATGGAGAAGGATTGGATCTGAATGTTCAAAAACTGTATCCTCAAAACTACAGCCTAATCAACAGTGTCAACGTGAAAAACCTCTTGCGTTCTCTCATCCTAGTTCTGCTgaatttcaaatcttttttaaGTGACACTGTTGGTTTTGAGTTTTTGAACCTCTTGTCCATTGAACAATACCGGCTACTGTCAGAAAACCTCCACAGAACTAAGAAGCTGTATGTTTATGGTCTACCAGGAACAGGAAAAACTGTTGTGGCTCTGAAAGTCatagagaaaataagaaatatgttTCAATGCCAACAACAGGAGGTTCTTTACATATGTGAGAACCAACCTCTGAGAGATTTTGTGAGGTAAGTCTATCCTCCAATTATTCTTTTCAATATGTTATTATTTGACCAACACTTTTAGAATAGCTGAGCACTGATTAGATTATTTAGTGTGTCGGGTGTTCATCACCATTGCAGTTTTTGAAGCATGTATTTGGTATGTATTTTAGTAAGGCtcaaatttttttctcttgacatCCTTAGTATCTACTAATAAATGTGATTAAAATATAAATGGCATTCATTTTGTTCTGATCAACTAGTAGTTTACCATGCACAGAGATTGTTTTACATCCACTCGTATTTCTTCTATAGAAAGAAGAACATCTGCCAAGCTGTGACAAGAGTAGCCTTTATGAAGGACAGCTATAGTGATGTGAAGCACATAATAATCGATGAAGCACAGAATTTCCGAGATGAGAAAGGTGACTGGTATCAGAAGGCATTGGATTTGACTTCATCTCCAGAACTCCCCGAGCCCGGCTTTCTGTGGATTTTCTTGGACTACTTGCAGACAACTCACTGCTTCTCAACTGGTCTTCCAGAACCAAGACGGCACGATCCTGTGGAGTCGCTAACCAAAGTGGTTCGTAATGCTAAGAGTATCTATTGCTATCTAAAGGACACAATGGAAGAGATTGTAAAGAATCCTACTGTAGATATTCCACAGGAACGTTTACAGAGGTTACTGAGTGCAGCCACATGTGCTCATGGTGTGGAAGGCCACTTTGAAGTGGTATATATGAGTGACAGAATTGAAATAGCCAAGTATGTGGCAAACCATTGTCATCAGTATCTTAAAAGTGGTTACTCTGAGAAAGATATTGCTATTCTGTGTAACAGCAGTGAAGAAGTAGAAACATATAGAGGAATACTGACAAAAGAATTGAGGAAGTCAAATATATTACCACGAACAATGAATGGAGGGCTAGAGGAGTACACTATTCTTGACAGCTTCCGTCGTTTCTCTGGCTTAGAAAGAATGATTGTGTTTGGTATTATTCCTCATCCCATTCCAATGCAAcatcaagttttaaaaaatatattagtaTCTGTAGCATCCAGAGCTAATTTAAAGATGCACTTGTTGTATGAGACTTGGGACATGGGAGCAGCTCGCTTATACCAATAGTGCTGCTCAGGAAAGCTACCGGACAGCGCAGGCATCCAGGGTTAGAAGCcgtttttttaaaagatttttcaacTCAGATTTCcaggaaagtaaaaatgaagactTCTGTCCATGTTCTAACTAACAGACACAGAAATAGCTTTTACAAGATACCTTCCCACTCAACTTCAGCAAGTCACTGTGGGTTAGAACCACCTAGTTGTACCAGCTTTGAATTACTGACCTTAGGTACCAGTAGCATTTTTGTCTTGGTTTCAGACATGCCCATTTAGCAAAACCCTGTTCAATGCAAAGTCCTTTCAAAAGACAGATCCAAAATTCCTAAAACTGAATATCTAAAATTGAAGGCTGGTTGAAAATAAACCATGGACCTTCATATTGTTTTCCACTACAGAAGGGCCAGGGTTCACCTGGTTTGAGAGAAGAGTCCGTTACGCTCTCTCTGTGATTACGAAGCACCAACGATTATATTAGATACAGCTACACTAAGACATAGTACCCAGCTGGAATCACCCTTCAAGTAAACTTGCCTCCAGACTATCAAACCAATGAGCTCAAACATTCTTGCTTCTCTAACTTCTGGAAGCCAGAGgcatcttccttttttccttagtCATTAACTAGGAAAGACTTATCCACGTGACTCCTTTCTTGTCCTCCACACCTCCATCACTTAGTCATGCCATGCTTGTCACAGGAATGTCACTAGCATTTACGatgatcagaaatattttaatgcgCTTCACTTCCAGATCACTGCTGAGTATCATATTTATTGCACATTCTGTTCTCCTGCTGCAGACTGAAGCAAAGCTCTCTGATTTCTTTGATAAAGAATCTATGCTTGATTGCAAATATTTATACAATAAAGTTGTAATGTGATTACCAACTGGTGgcttcttgttcttctcttgTGAGATATTTTCAGTATTCCCTGTTGGGCCCTCTGTGTGCCCTGGTGTGAACCTCAGCTTATCTCACTAGTGCTGCCTCCTCATCTAGctgattttcacatttttgcaCGTTCTTTTGAGTATCATTAGATATTTTGCAACTGGTGTAAATTAGCTTGTGCCACAAACCAATTACTCCAGATTGCTCTATATATTGCAGCTTGCAACTGAGAATTGCCCTAGACCCTCCATTTGCTTAattaaagcaaagcagcagagattCTACGTGGAACAAAGTAGTGAATTTATTAAGAGTTCATCCACCATCCCCACACAGTGGCACACCACTtaaagccatttaaaaataccctaaatgaacaacaacaaaaaaatgcacgcaatttattttctgactaCAGGGTGAGAGGCAATTAAACCTGGTGCTCTCATTGCTAGGAAATACTGAGGTACCAGGAGCTGCGAATGGTTGCAGAACTGATCTCATCGCAGCTGAGTTTCCTTCCAGTAGCCCCTGGCACATTCTCCAACCAACCAATTCTTTTTACAGCTGAAACTTTAAGCACTATCAGCTGAATGGGGGCAATGGAAGGATTTACACCATCTAGAGCCACTCAGACGGACACTTCCTACATTTCTGACACAAATGCCCCCTTTTCCAAACACCAGCCCTCCAAAACTCTCCCCAAACTCTATTCCTTGCCTTGGCAATGGGGTTAAGTTTTCTTCATGGCTTTGTTCTTCACGTTTCTCGGTAGATGTTTTTCCCCACCCAGCCCTTTTCGGCGCTTTTCATTTCCTCACGCTCGAGAGAGAGGTTTGATCAGCCCGTAATCCATGCACTTTGTGAGACAATCACGTGCTGTGTTAATGACGTGCTGCTTCCTCGGGTCATCTTCTTGCTTGCCAACGAACGTCAGGATCTCCAGGAGCTCTGTCTCCACCAGTTTCTTCGCCAGCTCTTTGTTGGCACTGATTA includes the following:
- the LOC110407559 gene encoding schlafen family member 12-like isoform X3, whose protein sequence is MAFEDPQLQKLVRVDLATKYPEVVLCVGKITFGEKAREKMPKNSKQDQKRILASAVCALLNSGGGVVKAEIENENYNLQRDEIGLDLQDIFRSLLLSPDLTKYLDFVQQDNNLLIFIKTWNSERAISIFSSAKPRICSLSSGLYAKSGASLSHMTPTEALLFLEEKQNKARRELKAGTPAKKRKTMDVEEDMHVVNNTVAELFSRDQLQKGETLNFAESGNVEFKHFSTDKFSTRVDEILPRYISGFANACGGYLWIGVDDNRVVQGFRSDDEGLKSLRKQISSVQEKLTIFHFCKSRYQHKIKYEYKIFEVYDEAVKHCGYVCAVKVEPFTCAVFSEDPQSWLVDSGTVKRLEANEWAEWVISADPDLSEFSETFKLELSVTDGPPRAKPVYSHQGLDNLDDLCEQLFPERRTSAKL
- the LOC110407559 gene encoding schlafen family member 13-like isoform X2, which gives rise to MAFEDPQLQKLVRVDLATKYPEVVLCVGKITFGEKAREKMPKNSKQDQKRILASAVCALLNSGGGVVKAEIENENYNLQRDEIGLDLQDIFRSLLLSPDLTKYLDFVQQDNNLLIFIKTWNSERAISIFSSAKPRICSLSSGLYAKSGASLSHMTPTEALLFLEEKQNKARRELKAGTPAKKRKTMDVEEDMHVVNNTVAELFSRDQLQKGETLNFAESGNVEFKHFSTDKFSTRVDEILPRYISGFANACGGYLWIGVDDNRVVQGFRSDDEGLKSLRKQISSVQEKLTIFHFCKSRYQHKIKYEYKIFEVYDEAVKHCGYVCAVKVEPFTCAVFSEDPQSWLVDSGTVKRLEANEWAEWVISADPDLSEFSETFKLELSVTDGPPRAKPVYSHQGLDNLDDLCEQLFPGTGKTVVALKVIEKIRNMFQCQQQEVLYICENQPLRDFVRKKNICQAVTRVAFMKDSYSDVKHIIIDEAQNFRDEKGDWYQKALDLTSSPELPEPGFLWIFLDYLQTTHCFSTGLPEPRRHDPVESLTKVVRNAKSIYCYLKDTMEEIVKNPTVDIPQERLQRLLSAATCAHGVEGHFEVVYMSDRIEIAKYVANHCHQYLKSGYSEKDIAILCNSSEEVETYRGILTKELRKSNILPRTMNGGLEEYTILDSFRRFSGLERMIVFGIIPHPIPMQHQVLKNILVSVASRANLKMHLLYETWDMGAARLYQ
- the LOC110407559 gene encoding schlafen family member 13-like isoform X1; this translates as MAFEDPQLQKLVRVDLATKYPEVVLCVGKITFGEKAREKMPKNSKQDQKRILASAVCALLNSGGGVVKAEIENENYNLQRDEIGLDLQDIFRSLLLSPDLTKYLDFVQQDNNLLIFIKTWNSERAISIFSSAKPRICSLSSGLYAKSGASLSHMTPTEALLFLEEKQNKARRELKAGTPAKKRKTMDVEEDMHVVNNTVAELFSRDQLQKGETLNFAESGNVEFKHFSTDKFSTRVDEILPRYISGFANACGGYLWIGVDDNRVVQGFRSDDEGLKSLRKQISSVQEKLTIFHFCKSRYQHKIKYEYKIFEVYDEAVKHCGYVCAVKVEPFTCAVFSEDPQSWLVDSGTVKRLEANEWAEWVISADPDLSEFSETFKLELSVTDGPPRAKPVYSHQGLDNLDDLCEQLFPVKSHSLFYTPEKLIKDLFQEHQGLKSLIDEQLKEVSEGVVIFSRSWAVDVGLPEKQDVICDVLLLAKGMPPTLYTVCKPISEDFLYYSTCTPCELENLFTTEDYTHELDKHRKSLYFFNYSRCTALKLKEKLVNTGGYTHKLCIIPKLLTLSPSFSYGEGLDLNVQKLYPQNYSLINSVNVKNLLRSLILVLLNFKSFLSDTVGFEFLNLLSIEQYRLLSENLHRTKKLYVYGLPGTGKTVVALKVIEKIRNMFQCQQQEVLYICENQPLRDFVRKKNICQAVTRVAFMKDSYSDVKHIIIDEAQNFRDEKGDWYQKALDLTSSPELPEPGFLWIFLDYLQTTHCFSTGLPEPRRHDPVESLTKVVRNAKSIYCYLKDTMEEIVKNPTVDIPQERLQRLLSAATCAHGVEGHFEVVYMSDRIEIAKYVANHCHQYLKSGYSEKDIAILCNSSEEVETYRGILTKELRKSNILPRTMNGGLEEYTILDSFRRFSGLERMIVFGIIPHPIPMQHQVLKNILVSVASRANLKMHLLYETWDMGAARLYQ